The following proteins come from a genomic window of Proteinivorax hydrogeniformans:
- a CDS encoding peptidoglycan DD-metalloendopeptidase family protein: MSKNCKIIVSLIMAIALFIPFYNPVLANELDQKEEELEQERDQLEDGIEQRRQETQQLETEITQISEKIRQLDSQLQQQRQRINQLNSDISSTEVEIEKTEVEIAETEEFLEETTGHLETRLVTMYQRGSVGYIEVLLSATSFSEFLSRFNALRTIAEDDRRLVEEIKEKRNFLEVEREKQVERKESLVSMRAEAQAAEQQIQANRREQDSLSAKLHEKQSFTQARIAAKERAAKEVEKQIEEIIRRRQQQNVGNATGSFMWPVQDYGYGWVTSPYGVRVHPITGVRTPHRGIDVGIPRSRWAGSPNFNGNPVNVMAADGGVVVFAGGNRSTGYGLYVIVDHGGGKTTLYAHLHNILVSEGQQVAKGEPIGHVGSTGASTGPHLHYEIRVNGQHTNPMNYY; encoded by the coding sequence TTGTCAAAGAACTGTAAGATAATAGTTTCGCTAATTATGGCTATTGCACTCTTTATTCCTTTTTATAATCCTGTTTTAGCAAACGAGTTAGATCAGAAAGAAGAAGAGCTAGAGCAAGAACGAGACCAACTAGAAGATGGAATAGAGCAGCGCAGACAAGAGACACAACAGCTAGAAACTGAGATAACTCAAATCTCCGAAAAAATACGACAGTTAGATAGTCAGCTTCAGCAACAAAGGCAAAGAATTAATCAGTTAAATTCTGACATTAGTTCAACGGAAGTTGAAATTGAAAAAACAGAGGTTGAAATAGCGGAGACTGAAGAATTTTTGGAAGAAACTACAGGTCATTTAGAAACTAGGTTGGTGACCATGTATCAAAGAGGTTCTGTGGGATATATCGAAGTGCTGCTTTCAGCTACAAGCTTTTCTGAGTTTCTTTCTCGTTTTAACGCCTTAAGAACTATTGCGGAAGACGATAGAAGGCTAGTGGAGGAGATTAAGGAAAAAAGAAACTTTCTAGAAGTTGAGCGAGAAAAGCAGGTTGAAAGAAAAGAAAGCTTAGTTTCGATGCGAGCTGAAGCTCAAGCTGCTGAACAGCAGATTCAAGCTAATCGCAGGGAACAAGACTCACTTTCTGCTAAGCTTCATGAAAAACAAAGCTTTACACAAGCAAGAATAGCCGCAAAGGAAAGAGCTGCAAAAGAGGTAGAAAAACAGATTGAAGAGATAATCAGAAGAAGGCAGCAACAAAATGTTGGCAATGCAACAGGAAGCTTTATGTGGCCGGTGCAGGATTACGGTTATGGTTGGGTGACTTCACCTTATGGGGTTAGAGTCCATCCTATAACAGGGGTTAGAACACCTCACCGTGGTATTGATGTTGGAATACCACGATCTCGCTGGGCTGGCTCACCAAACTTTAACGGTAATCCCGTTAATGTAATGGCTGCTGATGGTGGAGTTGTAGTTTTTGCTGGCGGTAACAGAAGTACTGGATATGGTTTATATGTAATCGTAGACCATGGCGGAGGAAAAACCACCTTATATGCTCACTTACATAATATCTTGGTAAGCGAAGGGCAGCAAGTTGCTAAAGGTGAACCTATAGGCCATGTTGGCTCTACCGGTGCATCTACAGGGCCTCATCTTCACTATGAGATAAGAGTTAACGGTCAACATACAAATCCTATGAATTATTATTAA
- a CDS encoding S41 family peptidase, with product MHKKWKLSLLALALVVSHLAIFSIGYYLPQQQSDVQPEEPLALESDFSSKTKEIIEVIQNNFFGDYDLDEIEDAVYREIVAALGDPYSEYMSVDDVEDFGRSYGQSYGGIGVEVTLHEDRVTVVVPMAGSPGQAAGLLPGDQIVEVDGKDVEGKGLSEVVDMILGEPDTVVELGIIREGVEGIIDFEVTRAIIDQTAAESEMLDDRLGYIELTRFSDGSYQEFVKHLNGLKESNMEELILDLRGNPGGGLNEVLNIANHLVPEGKIVYIEDSDGQRLATYTSDLKERDFELVVLIDENSASASEILAGALKDHEAATIIGTTTFGKGSVQNIIDLSDGSAVKLTVSNFFTPEGNIIDGVGVSPHIEVGQVEGGNFPPLRYTSSLEREDSGAQVMVLQNILEFLNYPAGAYGTFDEDTQMGVEQFQADYGLEKTGVVNLEVAEKLNEVLEQKQREKDKQLIEAIDYFRN from the coding sequence ATGCATAAAAAATGGAAGTTATCCTTATTAGCGTTAGCTTTAGTTGTCAGTCACTTAGCTATATTTTCGATTGGATATTACCTGCCGCAGCAGCAGTCTGATGTTCAGCCGGAGGAGCCTTTGGCTTTAGAATCAGATTTTTCCAGTAAAACTAAGGAAATTATAGAAGTTATACAGAATAATTTTTTTGGGGACTATGATCTAGATGAGATTGAAGATGCAGTATATAGAGAGATAGTGGCTGCTTTGGGCGACCCTTATAGCGAGTACATGAGCGTCGACGATGTTGAAGATTTTGGTAGAAGCTATGGGCAAAGTTACGGAGGTATTGGTGTCGAAGTTACTTTGCATGAAGACAGGGTGACTGTGGTGGTGCCAATGGCAGGTAGCCCTGGTCAGGCTGCAGGTCTTCTCCCAGGAGATCAAATAGTAGAAGTTGACGGTAAGGATGTCGAAGGAAAGGGTCTTTCCGAAGTAGTTGATATGATATTAGGTGAACCGGATACCGTTGTGGAGTTAGGGATAATCCGTGAGGGTGTAGAAGGTATCATCGATTTTGAAGTTACAAGAGCTATCATCGACCAAACAGCTGCTGAATCGGAGATGTTAGATGATAGGCTAGGGTATATAGAACTAACAAGATTTAGTGACGGATCTTATCAAGAATTTGTAAAACATCTGAACGGACTTAAAGAAAGCAATATGGAAGAACTTATATTGGACCTGAGAGGTAATCCCGGGGGTGGCTTAAACGAAGTTTTAAATATCGCTAACCATTTAGTGCCAGAGGGTAAGATTGTTTATATTGAAGATAGTGATGGCCAGAGGCTAGCAACCTATACATCGGACCTAAAAGAAAGAGACTTTGAATTAGTTGTGCTTATTGATGAAAATAGCGCTAGCGCCTCAGAGATACTAGCTGGTGCTCTTAAAGACCATGAAGCTGCTACTATTATCGGGACCACCACTTTTGGTAAGGGCTCGGTGCAAAATATAATTGATTTAAGTGATGGATCGGCAGTAAAGCTTACAGTTTCTAACTTCTTTACTCCTGAAGGAAATATCATCGACGGGGTAGGTGTTTCACCCCACATTGAAGTTGGGCAAGTAGAGGGAGGAAACTTTCCTCCATTGAGGTACACAAGCAGCTTGGAACGAGAGGACAGTGGGGCTCAAGTAATGGTGCTTCAAAATATATTAGAGTTTTTAAATTATCCTGCAGGTGCATATGGCACATTTGATGAGGATACACAAATGGGAGTTGAGCAATTTCAGGCAGATTATGGACTTGAAAAAACTGGTGTTGTTAATCTAGAAGTTGCAGAGAAATTAAATGAAGTCTTAGAGCAAAAGCAAAGGGAAAAGGATAAGCAGCTAATTGAAGCTATTGACTATTTTAGAAATTAG
- a CDS encoding PDZ domain-containing protein produces MDNIIVGFMELINNIVNSSFIQVLLGMISNLYYSTIGGFFRFVFGDGHFPPLLIVLPLVFVIVYKQYKRQSNMERKLFGVSITNPHKETAVSAVYGLVGGIIGSLALIFIGVEFTSVGIVFVWPIAILLMLVNPRYMCFAYAGGIVGLLVVLVRFLAMIGLDIPDNSFFEAFLSMNLPGLMTVIGVLHLVESALIFISGAKGITPIYFERKNQDGKSEVVGGFTIQRFWPVPLVVLLAMVVPGGEMVADSSSIDMPSWWPLMELTQTAPAGYTISLAMFSVIAALGYGELAFSTPPKEKSKSTAISLGFYSIVLIVLAVLANFVPLLTPLAVVFAPLGHELLVLLAQRKEFSKEPLFPMSDENGIVVLGILPGTVGEKLGLKPGHRIKRINGQAVLSHIHYQQLIADNPTYLKMEVEDMQGRMKYLKAPLFRRRRQLGIITMPSHPPKYMASFRLNSPLDKIIGK; encoded by the coding sequence TTGGATAACATTATCGTTGGTTTTATGGAGTTAATTAACAATATTGTAAACAGTTCTTTTATACAGGTTTTGTTAGGTATGATTTCAAACTTATACTACAGCACTATCGGAGGATTTTTCAGATTCGTATTTGGTGATGGACATTTTCCACCTCTGTTAATAGTGCTTCCATTGGTGTTTGTTATTGTGTATAAGCAGTATAAAAGACAATCTAACATGGAGCGGAAGCTTTTCGGGGTATCTATAACAAACCCCCATAAAGAAACAGCTGTATCCGCTGTATATGGATTAGTTGGTGGAATAATTGGCAGTTTAGCGTTGATTTTTATTGGTGTGGAGTTTACCAGCGTGGGAATAGTATTCGTTTGGCCGATAGCCATACTGCTTATGCTAGTTAATCCTAGATATATGTGTTTCGCTTATGCTGGTGGGATTGTTGGCTTGCTGGTGGTACTTGTTAGGTTTTTGGCTATGATTGGTCTTGATATTCCTGACAATTCGTTTTTTGAAGCTTTTCTTTCAATGAACTTACCTGGACTTATGACCGTAATTGGTGTGCTACACCTGGTGGAAAGTGCTTTAATTTTTATAAGTGGTGCCAAGGGAATCACCCCAATCTATTTTGAAAGAAAAAATCAAGATGGAAAATCAGAGGTTGTGGGTGGATTTACCATCCAGAGATTTTGGCCGGTTCCACTGGTTGTGCTCTTAGCTATGGTTGTTCCTGGCGGAGAAATGGTCGCTGATTCTTCCTCCATCGATATGCCTTCTTGGTGGCCTTTGATGGAGCTAACACAAACGGCGCCTGCTGGCTATACTATCTCTTTAGCAATGTTTTCAGTGATAGCGGCACTAGGTTATGGGGAGTTAGCTTTTTCAACCCCACCTAAGGAAAAGTCTAAAAGCACAGCTATTAGCTTAGGTTTTTACAGTATAGTGCTTATAGTATTAGCAGTGCTGGCAAATTTTGTCCCATTACTAACGCCCCTTGCCGTTGTATTTGCTCCTTTAGGTCATGAGTTATTGGTTCTTTTAGCACAGAGAAAGGAATTTTCAAAAGAGCCTCTTTTTCCCATGAGTGATGAAAATGGTATAGTTGTTTTGGGAATACTGCCGGGGACTGTAGGGGAAAAACTGGGTCTTAAACCGGGGCATAGAATAAAAAGAATTAATGGGCAAGCTGTATTAAGTCATATCCACTATCAACAGTTGATTGCTGATAACCCGACTTATCTTAAGATGGAAGTTGAGGATATGCAAGGGAGGATGAAATATTTAAAGGCTCCGCTTTTCAGACGGAGAAGGCAGCTAGGAATTATTACGATGCCTTCGCACCCCCCTAAATATATGGCTTCTTTTAGATTGAATAGTCCTTTAGATAAGATAATAGGCAAATAG
- the uvrB gene encoding excinuclease ABC subunit UvrB, with protein sequence MLPGKFKIHSKFKPTGDQPQAIDKLVKGIEKGHDGQTLLGVTGSGKTYTMANVIEKVQKPTLVIAHNKTLAAQLCSEFKEFFPDNAVEYFVSYYDYYQPEAYIPQSDTYIEKDSQINDEIDKLRYSATSSLFERRDVIIVASVSCIYGLGSPEEYGDLVVSLREGMEVDRDEIIRKLVAIQYNRNDTDFRRGTFRVRGDVVEIFPIGSSEKAIRVEFFGDEVDRITEIDSLTGEILGVRNHVAIFPASHYVTARDKVLKAIDSIEEELKEQLKHFKDQGKLLEAQRLEQRTRYDIEMMKEIGFCQGVENYSRHLTDRQPGDKPYTLMDFFPDDYLVVIDESHVTIPQVGAMYAGDYSRKKSLVEHGFRLPSAFDNRPMKFDEFEGMLNQAVFVSATPAAYEKEHSSQVVEQIIRPTGLLDPQITVKPISGQVDDLLGEIHKTVEKNHRVLVTTLTKKMAEDLTDYLTDAGVKVKYLHSDIDTLERMKIVRGLRLGEFDVLVGINLLREGLDIPEVELVAILDADKEGFLRSERSLIQTIGRAARNDQGRVILYADVVTGSMEKAITETQRRREIQMEHNEKHNITPQTIQKDIHAIIEATKVAEEGADYATEKGKKMTKKDKKLLVAKLQKEMEEAARNLEFEKAAYFRDMIAELDAK encoded by the coding sequence ATGCTGCCAGGAAAGTTTAAAATACATTCAAAGTTCAAGCCAACTGGGGATCAGCCTCAGGCTATCGATAAGTTGGTTAAAGGCATAGAAAAGGGTCATGATGGGCAAACCCTTTTAGGAGTAACAGGTTCGGGGAAAACTTATACAATGGCTAATGTTATAGAAAAAGTTCAAAAGCCCACATTAGTAATAGCTCACAATAAAACTTTAGCTGCCCAGCTATGTAGTGAATTTAAGGAGTTTTTCCCTGATAACGCTGTAGAATACTTTGTCTCTTATTACGATTATTATCAGCCTGAAGCTTATATCCCACAGTCGGATACCTATATAGAAAAAGACTCTCAAATTAATGATGAAATTGATAAACTTAGGTATTCAGCGACCTCTTCGCTATTTGAGCGTAGAGATGTAATTATAGTTGCTAGTGTGTCATGTATATATGGTTTAGGTTCACCGGAAGAGTATGGAGATTTAGTAGTGTCACTTCGAGAGGGGATGGAAGTGGACCGAGATGAAATTATAAGAAAACTTGTGGCCATCCAATACAATAGAAACGACACTGACTTTCGCCGAGGCACCTTTAGAGTGCGGGGAGATGTAGTGGAGATTTTCCCTATCGGTAGTAGTGAAAAAGCCATTAGAGTAGAATTTTTTGGTGATGAGGTAGACAGAATAACAGAGATAGATTCTTTAACCGGAGAGATTTTAGGAGTTAGAAATCATGTGGCCATTTTTCCTGCTTCTCACTATGTTACAGCAAGGGATAAGGTGCTTAAGGCAATTGATTCTATTGAAGAAGAGCTTAAAGAGCAACTAAAACATTTTAAAGATCAAGGTAAGTTGTTGGAAGCACAGCGGCTGGAACAGCGTACAAGATATGATATAGAGATGATGAAAGAGATCGGGTTTTGCCAAGGAGTAGAGAACTATTCACGGCATTTAACTGATCGTCAGCCTGGGGACAAACCTTATACACTTATGGATTTTTTCCCCGATGATTACCTTGTGGTTATAGACGAATCTCACGTTACTATACCGCAGGTCGGGGCTATGTACGCCGGTGACTATTCAAGAAAAAAATCCCTAGTGGAACATGGGTTTAGGCTGCCTTCTGCCTTTGATAACAGGCCTATGAAATTTGATGAGTTTGAAGGTATGCTTAATCAGGCTGTATTTGTTTCTGCTACTCCTGCAGCTTATGAAAAAGAGCATAGTAGTCAGGTGGTAGAACAGATAATAAGACCGACAGGCCTTTTAGACCCTCAAATTACAGTGAAACCAATCTCAGGACAGGTAGATGATTTGCTAGGAGAGATCCATAAAACTGTAGAGAAAAATCACAGAGTTTTAGTAACAACCTTAACTAAAAAAATGGCGGAAGATTTGACTGATTATTTAACGGACGCCGGCGTTAAGGTCAAGTATCTTCACTCTGATATAGATACATTAGAAAGAATGAAAATAGTTAGAGGCTTGCGCCTTGGAGAGTTTGACGTATTAGTGGGTATTAACCTTCTAAGAGAAGGTTTAGATATACCGGAAGTTGAATTAGTAGCTATTTTGGATGCAGATAAAGAAGGATTTTTGCGCTCTGAACGGTCGTTAATTCAGACTATAGGTAGGGCGGCTAGAAATGATCAAGGTAGGGTTATACTATATGCTGATGTAGTTACTGGGTCGATGGAAAAGGCGATTACAGAAACTCAACGACGTAGAGAGATACAGATGGAGCATAATGAAAAGCATAATATCACGCCTCAGACAATTCAAAAAGATATCCATGCCATTATCGAAGCTACCAAGGTGGCGGAAGAAGGTGCGGACTACGCTACGGAAAAAGGCAAGAAGATGACTAAAAAGGATAAGAAATTATTAGTTGCTAAGCTACAAAAAGAAATGGAGGAAGCTGCTAGAAATCTGGAGTTTGAAAAAGCTGCTTACTTTAGAGATATGATTGCGGAGTTAGATGCAAAATAA
- the uvrA gene encoding excinuclease ABC subunit UvrA, translating to MKDIIIKGAREHNLKNVDLTIPRDKLIVFTGLSGSGKSSLAFDTIYAEGQRRYVESLSAYARQFLGQMEKPDMDSIDGLSPAISIDQKTTSKNPRSTVGTVTEIYDYFRLLFARVGTPHCPNCDKPIAQQTISQMVDQAMTLPDRTKVQVLAPVVRGRKGQHIKLLEKLKKSGYVRVKIDDHVYHLDEEIKLEKNKKHTIEVVVDRIVIKEGIENRLADSLETSLALGEGIAILDVVDGEKISFSENFACLECGFSFQEISPRMFSFNNPFGACPGCSGLGSHLDPDPDLIIKDKNLSIAEGAIVPWSRSSSGYYGEVLRVLAMEHDFDLRMPVKDLPKEIINILLYGTGSQRYNIKYVGASGEENELNVPFRGLVNWVKARYNETSSDYIRNDLEGYMSQNSCENCGGARLKPEALAVKVGGINIAELTGLSVKDAKGFFDNIEFTEKQMMIGKMILKEINERLGFLIDVGLDYLTLDRSAGTLSGGEAQRIRLATQIGSSLMGVLYILDEPSIGLHQRDNQRLLDTLKRLRDLGNTLIVVEHDEDTIKAADHIVDIGPYAGAHGGEIVAQGDINDIMAEKKSITGQYLTGEKEIVVPDKRRKPNGKWLEVEGAAENNLKDVDVKIPLGVFTCVTGVSGSGKSTLINEILYKTLAQKINKARSKPGKHKTVKGIENVEKIIDIDQSPIGRTPRSNPATYTGVFDHIRELFSKTQDALAKGYKPGRFSFNVKGGRCEACRGDGIIKIEMHFLPDVYVPCEVCKGARYNRETLEVRYKGKTIADILALPVSEAITFFENIPKIKRKLDTLYDVGLGYIKLGQPATTLSGGEAQRVKLATHLSKRSNGKTLYILDEPTTGLHIADIDRLLRVLNRLVENGDSVLVIEHNLDVIKTADYIVDLGPEGGHRGGEVIAKGTPEEICKEQRSHTAKYLKPYVNNS from the coding sequence TTGAAAGATATAATAATAAAAGGAGCAAGAGAACATAATTTAAAAAATGTAGATTTAACTATACCTCGGGATAAACTAATTGTTTTTACAGGGTTAAGTGGGTCGGGCAAATCTTCCTTAGCCTTTGACACTATATATGCCGAGGGACAGCGTAGGTATGTAGAATCGTTATCTGCCTATGCTCGCCAATTTTTAGGTCAGATGGAAAAACCTGATATGGACTCTATAGATGGATTATCGCCGGCAATTTCTATAGATCAGAAAACTACCAGCAAAAATCCCCGCTCCACCGTGGGGACAGTTACGGAAATTTATGATTATTTTAGGTTATTGTTTGCTAGAGTTGGTACTCCTCACTGTCCTAACTGTGACAAGCCTATAGCCCAACAAACAATTTCCCAAATGGTAGATCAAGCAATGACGTTACCAGATAGAACAAAGGTGCAGGTTTTAGCTCCTGTTGTAAGGGGAAGAAAAGGCCAACATATAAAGCTTTTGGAGAAACTAAAAAAAAGTGGATACGTTAGAGTGAAAATTGATGATCATGTTTATCACCTAGACGAAGAAATTAAGTTAGAAAAGAACAAAAAGCATACCATTGAAGTTGTGGTGGACAGGATTGTCATTAAAGAAGGAATCGAAAACCGTTTGGCAGACTCTTTAGAGACATCGTTAGCGCTTGGAGAAGGGATCGCTATTTTAGATGTTGTAGATGGAGAAAAAATTTCTTTCAGCGAAAACTTTGCCTGTTTAGAGTGTGGTTTTAGCTTTCAGGAAATCAGTCCGCGGATGTTTTCTTTTAATAACCCCTTTGGTGCTTGCCCTGGATGCTCGGGGTTAGGAAGTCACTTGGATCCTGACCCAGACCTTATCATAAAAGATAAAAATTTATCTATAGCTGAGGGGGCAATAGTTCCATGGAGTAGAAGCTCTTCGGGGTACTATGGAGAAGTTCTTAGAGTTTTAGCGATGGAGCATGATTTTGATTTAAGAATGCCGGTTAAGGATTTGCCCAAAGAAATTATAAATATTTTACTTTATGGAACAGGTAGTCAGCGCTATAACATTAAGTATGTAGGCGCAAGCGGTGAGGAAAATGAGCTGAACGTACCTTTTAGAGGTCTAGTAAACTGGGTAAAGGCAAGGTATAACGAAACCTCTTCGGACTATATTAGAAATGATTTAGAAGGTTATATGTCCCAAAACAGCTGTGAAAATTGTGGCGGGGCGAGATTAAAACCGGAAGCTTTAGCTGTAAAGGTGGGGGGAATTAATATAGCTGAGCTTACGGGGTTATCTGTAAAAGACGCCAAGGGTTTCTTTGATAATATAGAATTTACGGAAAAACAGATGATGATAGGAAAAATGATTTTAAAGGAAATAAATGAGAGGTTAGGGTTTTTAATTGATGTGGGCCTAGATTATTTAACGTTGGATAGAAGTGCAGGTACATTATCCGGCGGCGAAGCTCAGAGAATTAGACTGGCTACCCAGATAGGTTCTTCTCTTATGGGAGTTCTTTATATTTTGGATGAGCCTAGTATAGGGCTTCATCAACGAGATAACCAAAGACTTTTAGATACCTTAAAAAGATTAAGAGATCTAGGCAACACCTTAATTGTGGTAGAACATGATGAAGATACTATTAAAGCAGCAGATCATATTGTAGATATCGGACCTTATGCGGGAGCTCATGGCGGTGAGATAGTGGCCCAAGGTGATATTAACGATATCATGGCGGAGAAAAAATCGATCACCGGCCAATACCTAACTGGTGAAAAAGAGATTGTAGTTCCCGATAAAAGAAGAAAGCCAAATGGCAAGTGGCTGGAGGTTGAAGGTGCTGCAGAAAACAACTTAAAAGACGTGGATGTTAAAATCCCCTTAGGAGTTTTTACCTGTGTTACAGGAGTGTCTGGGTCTGGGAAAAGTACTTTGATTAATGAAATACTGTACAAAACTTTAGCACAAAAAATAAACAAAGCCCGCTCAAAGCCAGGCAAGCACAAAACGGTTAAAGGTATAGAAAATGTGGAGAAAATTATAGATATAGACCAGTCCCCTATCGGAAGAACGCCTAGGTCTAACCCAGCCACATATACAGGAGTCTTTGACCATATTAGAGAACTGTTTTCCAAAACCCAAGATGCTTTGGCAAAGGGGTATAAGCCGGGGAGATTTTCTTTTAATGTTAAAGGTGGCCGTTGCGAGGCTTGCCGAGGGGATGGAATTATAAAAATCGAGATGCATTTTTTACCTGATGTTTATGTGCCTTGCGAAGTTTGTAAGGGTGCTAGATATAATAGGGAGACCCTAGAAGTAAGGTATAAAGGTAAGACCATAGCTGATATTTTGGCGCTACCTGTTTCAGAGGCGATAACATTTTTTGAGAACATCCCCAAAATCAAAAGAAAGTTAGATACTTTATATGATGTTGGACTTGGTTATATCAAGCTTGGGCAGCCAGCGACTACTTTATCCGGGGGTGAAGCCCAAAGGGTTAAGCTTGCCACCCATTTAAGTAAACGAAGCAACGGTAAGACGTTATATATATTAGATGAGCCTACAACAGGCCTTCATATCGCTGATATAGATAGATTGCTCAGGGTGCTAAATAGATTAGTTGAAAATGGGGATAGCGTGCTTGTGATTGAGCATAACTTAGATGTCATAAAGACTGCTGATTATATAGTTGACTTAGGACCAGAAGGCGGACATCGCGGCGGAGAGGTTATTGCCAAAGGGACCCCTGAGGAAATCTGCAAAGAACAAAGGTCCCACACAGCCAAGTACCTTAAGCCATATGTTAACAATAGTTGA
- a CDS encoding DUF2798 domain-containing protein produces the protein MKINKKYKNVLFSCIAAIFISVPIALIMVIINYGVEPGFFRAFLRSALVGTAISIPLANIFIPLTEKIVNKLIEE, from the coding sequence ATGAAAATAAATAAAAAATATAAAAACGTTTTATTTTCTTGTATAGCTGCTATCTTTATTTCAGTGCCAATAGCGCTAATCATGGTAATCATTAATTATGGAGTTGAACCGGGTTTCTTCAGAGCATTTTTAAGATCTGCATTAGTGGGGACGGCTATATCTATCCCACTTGCTAACATATTTATCCCACTGACGGAGAAAATAGTGAATAAGTTAATTGAGGAATAA
- the uvrC gene encoding excinuclease ABC subunit UvrC, whose protein sequence is MSALNSKVSQLPASPGVYFMKDKYGDVIYVGKAASLKNRVKSYFQNTEKKGAKVTALVHNIEDLDYIVTDSEVEALILESNLIKKYRPKYNISLKDDKHYPYIKIDVTEDFPRVEKVRKINKDKARYFGPYPSAGAVNETLQLVHKIFSLRRCKGKLEHKDRPCLNFQIKRCHAPCQHNITSTDYHKMIEEVLLFLEGKSSHLVKKVEAEMKEQAANLNFEKAAELRDQLKALKSVTEKQKIIFSDLTDRDILAVADGGNLACIQVFSIRGGKLLGRDSFRLENTGGSTSKELLIAFITQFYENAPIVPGEILVPEDLFDQQVLLEFLQKKRGSKVSLKVPQKGEKKELLILAKKNARLQLEQYESQGGVEKHRGEKGVVELAKELKFGELPWRMECYDISNIQGEYSVGSMVVFEGGKPAKDKYRKFKIRTVEGPNDFASMAEVLTRRLKKYAEGDEKFSPLPHLIVIDGGKGQLSAANKIVKEQGYEHVHIIGLAKKMEEVFFPEQSEPVILPRNSEGLYLLQRIRDEAHRFAITYHRTLRKNETFTSELDSIEGVGPNRRNSLLKVFNSVEEISTKDVGEIAAVPGIPWQVAENVYRYFRKKR, encoded by the coding sequence GTGAGTGCTTTGAACAGTAAAGTTAGCCAGCTGCCAGCTAGTCCCGGAGTTTATTTCATGAAGGACAAATATGGTGATGTTATATATGTTGGCAAGGCTGCTTCCCTTAAAAATCGCGTTAAATCGTATTTCCAAAACACCGAGAAAAAGGGTGCTAAAGTTACAGCACTGGTGCACAATATTGAAGACTTAGATTATATAGTTACTGACTCTGAGGTTGAGGCCTTGATATTAGAGAGTAACTTAATTAAGAAATACCGCCCCAAATATAACATCTCGCTCAAAGATGATAAACATTACCCATATATCAAAATAGATGTAACCGAGGATTTTCCTAGGGTGGAAAAGGTTCGTAAAATTAACAAGGACAAAGCCCGCTATTTTGGCCCATACCCTAGCGCCGGTGCTGTAAACGAAACGCTGCAGCTAGTTCACAAAATTTTTTCGCTCAGGCGTTGCAAGGGCAAGCTAGAGCATAAAGATAGGCCTTGTTTAAACTTTCAAATCAAGCGCTGCCACGCACCTTGTCAGCATAACATTACTTCAACTGATTACCATAAGATGATTGAAGAAGTTTTGTTGTTTTTAGAGGGAAAAAGCTCTCATCTAGTTAAAAAGGTGGAAGCTGAAATGAAGGAGCAAGCTGCTAATCTAAACTTTGAAAAAGCAGCTGAGCTAAGGGATCAACTTAAAGCTCTAAAAAGTGTGACAGAAAAACAGAAAATCATATTTAGCGATCTTACAGACAGAGATATTTTGGCGGTGGCAGATGGTGGAAACCTTGCCTGCATTCAAGTGTTTAGCATTAGAGGTGGCAAGCTTTTAGGCAGAGACTCATTTAGACTTGAAAACACAGGAGGTTCAACTTCTAAGGAACTGTTAATAGCTTTTATAACTCAATTTTATGAAAACGCTCCAATCGTTCCTGGTGAGATTTTAGTGCCGGAGGATTTGTTTGATCAACAAGTGCTTTTAGAATTTTTGCAAAAGAAAAGAGGTTCTAAGGTTAGTTTAAAAGTTCCTCAAAAAGGGGAAAAAAAGGAGTTATTGATACTAGCCAAGAAAAACGCCCGACTTCAGCTAGAACAATACGAAAGCCAGGGCGGTGTAGAAAAGCACCGTGGTGAAAAGGGAGTAGTAGAGCTTGCAAAAGAACTAAAGTTTGGAGAACTTCCTTGGCGTATGGAGTGCTATGACATCTCTAATATACAGGGTGAATATTCTGTAGGCTCTATGGTTGTGTTTGAAGGTGGAAAGCCTGCAAAAGATAAATATCGTAAGTTTAAAATCAGAACTGTGGAAGGTCCTAATGATTTTGCATCCATGGCAGAAGTGCTTACTCGAAGGTTAAAAAAATACGCAGAAGGTGATGAAAAGTTTTCTCCACTTCCTCACCTAATTGTAATTGATGGTGGAAAAGGACAGCTTTCCGCAGCAAATAAAATTGTAAAAGAACAAGGTTATGAGCATGTTCACATTATAGGCTTAGCCAAAAAGATGGAAGAGGTATTCTTCCCTGAACAATCGGAGCCGGTTATTCTACCTAGAAACAGTGAAGGACTTTACCTTCTTCAAAGAATACGTGACGAAGCTCACCGGTTTGCAATAACCTACCATAGGACGTTACGCAAAAACGAGACATTTACATCAGAATTAGATAGCATTGAAGGTGTGGGACCTAACCGGAGAAATTCTTTGCTAAAGGTATTTAACTCAGTTGAAGAAATTTCCACTAAAGACGTAGGTGAAATAGCTGCAGTGCCAGGTATCCCTTGGCAAGTAGCTGAGAATGTCTATAGATATTTTAGAAAGAAAAGATAG